Proteins co-encoded in one Aethina tumida isolate Nest 87 chromosome 7, icAetTumi1.1, whole genome shotgun sequence genomic window:
- the LOC109595428 gene encoding uncharacterized protein LOC109595428, translated as MATKPSSGPTRKKSGPKFELTTDQKNDIKEAFDLFDTEHCGKIDTKDLKVAIRALGFEPKKEEIKKMIADMDKNATGKLTFDDFLQLMSTKMAEKDSKEEILKAFRLFDEEDKGKITFRDLKRVSQELGENLTNQELQEMIDEADRDGDGEIDQEEFLRIMKKTSLY; from the coding sequence GCAACCAAACCAAGTAGTGGCCCAACAAGGAAAAAATCCGGTCCAAAATTCGAACTAACAACAGATCAAAAGAACGACATTAAAGAAGCGTTCGACCTATTCGATACCGAACATTGCGGGAAAATAGACACCAAAGACCTGAAAGTGGCCATCCGCGCCTTAGGATTCGAACCGAAGAAagaggaaattaaaaaaatgatcgcCGACATGGACAAAAATGCGACTGGCAAACTGACATTCGACGACTTTCTCCAACTGATGTCCACGAAAATGGCCGAGAAGGATTCGAAAGAGGAAATACTGAAAGCGTTCAGGTTGTTCGATGAGGAGGACAAGGGCAAAATCACTTTTCGAGATCTGAAAAGAGTGTCACAGGAATTGGGCGAGAACTTAACCAACCAGGAGCTCCAGGAAATGATTGATGAAGCTGACAGAGATGGTGATGGTGAAATTGATCAGGAAGAGTTTTTAAGAATCATGAAAAAGactagtttatattaa